One window from the genome of Oryza glaberrima chromosome 3, OglaRS2, whole genome shotgun sequence encodes:
- the LOC127768031 gene encoding chemocyanin-like: MAQGRGSAAQGLALGLLLVCLLVGSDVAAAATYNVDWSFGADSWSKGKNFRAGDVLVFSYDPSVHNVVAVDAGGYSGCRESGTKYSSGNDRITLGRGTSYFICSFSGHCGAGMKMAVTAS; the protein is encoded by the exons ATGGCCCAGGGAAGAGGCAGTGCAGCGCAGGGGCTCGCCCTCGGCTTGCTCCTCGTGTGCCTCCTCGTCGgctccgacgtcgccgccgccgccacctacaACGTCGACTGGTCGTTCGGCGCGGACAGCTGGTCCAAGGGCAAGAACTTCCGCGCCGGTGACGTCCTTG TGTTCAGCTACGACCCGTCCGTGCACAACGTGGTGGCGGTGGACGCCGGCGGCTACAGCGGCTGCCGGGAGTCCGGCACCAAGTACAGCTCCGGGAACGACCGCATCACGCTCGGCCGCGGCACGAGCTACTTCATCTGCAGCTTCTCCGGCCACTGTGGCGCAGGGATGAAGATGGCCGTCACCGCCAGCTGA